AAATTGAGTTTTTCTTCAGCTGTAGTGAATTTTATGCCTCCATGTGATCTATttgagtttgtgtttttttggaaATGTACGCTCAAAGCTCGATCTCTCAAATAAATAGTACAACCCCAAATGATAATTCAATTGATCTAGTCTTTAAATTATGGGAGCCGTAGCTTTAGCTCTCAATTTCCATGTGAAAGCTGCATGTTTTACTAAGCTCTTTCAGAAGCAAATATCAGAGGCAGTATGTCATATGTGTTTTATCCCATTTGTTTActgtctctccctctttctctcacacacttGTCCCAAGGTGTCAGTTCTCACAGGCTCAGCACTTAAAGGCACCACGCCTCATTATTTCATCTCTGCAGCGACACAGCACATCAACCATTAGATTAATGCAAACGAGGGCTGTTTAGTTCTTGTTATAAGTGTCTGCAGGCAGATAATAACAGAGAGTGAAGCAAGCGGGTGTTTGAATCCAGCAATTTCTTTCTGTTGAGGTGCAAGCATGCGCTTTCTGCTTTAGATGAGACGGAATTGCCGTCAATTTTAAAGCAATTTCAAACCCTAATGGGTAAATTGCAGGGTATACAATGGGGGCTTGTTGTTGAGCCATTCATACTGGCAATTACAGCAAATGGTTTAACATGAGATAATAAGAGGCCTGCTCTGAGGATTAAGATTTTTTATCAGATGCTTTTTGTCAGGGCTGTTATTTTTTAACACAAGTGACAGCCGTGGGGAATGGATTCATCGTGGTCAGCTCTTGTAGTGAGGAGGGTGTACACAGACCACTCTAAATGCACAACAACAAGGGAGACAGGGATTCTGTCTTCCCTGTATTATCCCTCTGCTTTGAGACCACTCTATCAGATGTGTCACATCACTGTAGCTAATGAAATCAAATGAACACAGAGTGGTGACAGCATGAAATGAAATCAATATGGCATCAAAGGAAATGTGTGTGCGGCTTCGGTTTAGCAGGCTTTACTctatcttttcctttttttttcttgcttttagGACGACTACAAATTCAAAATAATTTGAAAGAGATGCATTTATCTTAAAACACAAAGACCTGCTGCATGTTCTCCCGAACACCCATTAGATATGAAAGCCCTCCCCCATCTCACTTTTTAATGAGATTTGGAGTGTGTTTGTCACCCCACTGTGAAGCCATCGGTGACAGGCAAGAGGACAAAAGGAAGCCTGATGCTTGGGTTTTGGGAAatacccccccaccaccaacacacacacatgtgcacacaaacatacacatgtACAACATGCACATGCTGGCTCCCATCTGGTCCTAGGACACTAAGAGGCAAGCCTGAATAAGAACCTGCCAGCACACGCGTGCATGCACATCCGTGCACAGAAACACACTTCAGTCCAGGTGCCTTAGCTGCATCaattgaagggaaaaaaagcctccatctctcctttACACTCTGCATGTGCCCTTGAATGTTCTAACAATATTCAACTCCAGTTTGTGCTGCAAAAATGGGCTCTTCGTTTTCTCTGATGGAATATCAAATGTTCACTGCACAACAGGAAGGAAAATTAAAGGCTGATTGAGTACAAAACTCATGTTATGTGACAGTAAATTGATGCTTACATACAGCCCCATCCAATCCATGTCACAATTTGATAGAACCCTGTGTGCTCATGATGAGCAGTGAAAAAGCTTCATTTTCTAACAATGAGGAAGATGATGAAAATACTGTTTGCATTGCATATTTCTAGCTCTGTTCACATAATCTTGCATCATGCTGTTCTGTTTTAAGTGTGTCTGTGATCTTGAAGGAAGCCTTATGAAGGAGAGCTTCTGATTTCCTAATATTAGAGTGCCTCGCCCTAGAGGCTCCCCCTTGACGAACTAATGACGCACTTCCTGACAACAAGGAAGGAGGTGCATgaggagaggagaaggaggtggtggtgggggtACAGATATGTTGATGATGGGATGGCCTGCTAAATATATACCAGCTGTGACTATAGTGCTAAAGGATAGCATGTGCAACCAATCATGCTTTCCCGCTGGAGTTGGAGGAGGATCCTGTTGCCATTTCCCAAACCAATCGGCGCTGATTCAGAGTCTGTTTGGCGAGGGGATTGTGACTCCGTATTTATGTAGAATTCCAACTTATAGAAGGAATCTTCTTAGTGCTTGAatgctgtgttgtgttgcatctGGATTCTGCATGTCTATGTGCTACTCAGTGAACACTCCTGTGAGCGTGTTACCCAGTGATCCTCCATTGAGCACCATGGACAGCTCACATGCAGCTATAAGTGACTCAAGAAAGCAGGAGAGGCTGCGTTAACTGTTTAAATCCTTAATCAAAGATATAATTTCGAATGAAGTTAAGTTCGATAAAAAAAGCCACTGAAAATACTCAGATTCTTGGTAATGCAGCTTGAATGCTTTGTGATACTTTGGGGGTATTTACCATGAATTTATTCATGCCCACAGTGCTGTGTCCTGCTTGGTCTCTAATCAATATCCTATCTGAAGAAATACTTTCTCATCATCCTGCGACCGGCTCAAAAGTGCTGGAGGCACATTGTGCAAATCAGGAGCTTAGTTATGAGCCACACAGGATCTCAGGGGTCCCACCACTACCTCCACCCACAGTCATACACACACCCCCCCGAGTCATTAAAGAGTGATTTTGGCATCAACTTCCACTCCTCTCactcccccctccctccctagAGGCTGTAGCACCTGCCCCCCTGAACATATGCGGACTCATTCTCTCAGCTTAGCATCCACTCTGTCACAGACACACGCCCACATGctgtatatacatacatgatgcaaatgaaaacatttaaagctGCCTGATGACGTGCTtctgtacaaaataaaatgcagtggagAGGCAGCTATTACTTTgagtttcctttttcttttattgttgcTGTGGCAAGTTAttctttctcccttttttttcaataattgTGGATTAATGGTCACAAAGGGTTCCGGGTCACCTCCCCCACTTGTACTGGGACGGGGTAATGGTTCAGGCTGGTTGACTGTGAGAAAACACCATTTAGGGCTGACTGGTGACACATTTATTGAGCTGGTCAAATTAACTAAAGCAGTGAAGTGTGCCAGGATGTGAGTCCAAGTGAagcgcacacacgcacagatgGACAGACCTGCGCAGGGGGAGCTTGTTTTTGATACGACCTGATCCAGAAGTTGTGCATCAATCAAACACTGATCTCTGAGTCACCTTGCTTTTCAGAGCTCCTCCAAAACTCTTTGACATAGGTGTTGTTCAGAGTGAGAGTGTGGTCTGACTGCTGGAATCCAAACAAAGTCACTCCACAAATACAAATCAAGGATCAAATGCACACAACATAGATGCTACATAAAATTTAAAAGTGACTTAACCATGAGTCTACTTTACTTGTGGGACTACACTTCAACACAGATCATTATGCTTCAGTATAGATAAATAGCTCAGTACTTTATTGATCCAGCAAGGGAACTTGTTCTGTCACAgcaacaacataaaaacaataaactaagaagaaaaaaacacaatagcAAAAAGAACAAATCCAAACATTTAGTGGATATTTACTGAACAATAAGTCAAGCAAAAACATAAAAGTAAAGAGAGCATGGTGTTGGTATAGTGCAATAAAAAGAGTGTTTACAGATGGTTGCACAACGAGTCGTTGTGAGTTAAATGGGGTGTGATTATAATAACAGTATGTGCACATGTCAAATATCTAAATCAAAATCAGCTGACACAGAAATGAGCTGTTGTAGTGAGGTGCTGAATGGGTAAAACTGATTTCATAAATTGTTCTTTATGACTGAAACATTTACAAGCATTTATATACTACTGTAATATATTTTCACGAGCATAAATGAATGATACAACCACAGCACTTTTAAAGTCCTCTTCAGACGTGTTTTAAGACATGTAAAATTCAGAATCTATGAATTTGCAAAcacttttttgtttcctttactCCGCTGGACACGAGATGTCTCAAGGTGAACTGTATGAATCATACATCGTCGTCACACTCGTGTAAGCTGCATGTTGTACCAGGATTTGCCTTCGGACACGTTATGGTGTCACTACATGAGGTGCACACGCGTGTTAAACTTGGGTGGGCCCAGAGAAAAGTTCTTTCTTCTGAAGACAGACTTTCTATTGTCAAATTCTTCACTGACATTACTCTGTTTTCTGCTCTCTCAAGTGGTTAATTTGACACTGATTGTGTGGACTTGCAATTATTTTCCATTAAAGTTAGTTTACTTTTGATCCAAACAGAATCTTTTTGGCTATATTGTGCATTAATTGTGCAACAAAAATGGCTGCATTGTTGATGTAGTATCTCTTTAAAGGTTAATTCTGCAACAACAAGTTCACCCTCCTCTATCTGTTACTGTTACCTCTCTCCTCTCTATAATTCTATGAACTCTTCTTCTGTATAATCTGGTTGACATAAATAGGGGTCGtcatcaaattcaaatgcaGAAGCTGAAAAGTTCAGCTTCAGTTCAATTACACCAgcatttctttttcacatgagtTTATTGCCAAAAGTGAAAGGTCAGGTCAGATGAGAATCAGAGTGACTTTTCATTCATCACGTAACACCCTTCTTCTGCAAATAATACAGACGCTTTAAGTGAAGGCACAATTGAGAACAAAATACGTGAAACTTAAACAAAAAGGTCTTTCTGTTCCATGTTGTTGTTAAACATAGAACAGTAACCTGAACCTGTGCTGTTTGCCTTGCTTTGGGTTTTCTTGTACATACATTTGAGATATAGTGACTATCTATAGTATTCAAAGGTCAAATCTAATCCCAACATCAATTTTGGATATTGATAAATGTTATTACACTGATCACTTTAAGTCATACATCATCTTACTAAAGACACATATCTTGTCTTGGATTTGTTACGAAAAATGTCCAATGTCATCATGCCAAAGACACATTCACCTCGAATAAATAACTGTATTTCTGTATTCAGGCTTTTGCTGCATCTTCTTTGATGACCATCCACCAGACTGAAGATTTGTGGGTGAACATAGGAGTCGAAATAACATCTTCAAATAGCTCAATAAGtgctcctcctccctctcatcTCCATTAAGGGGTTAGAACAGTCAAAAGGTCCATCTGAACTCTTGGGACAGACCCTATTGATTTCACTGAGGGGGAAGGAGGACAGCCATTAACTGTGCACTTCGTGTGGCCTCGGCGGAACAGCTCAAATGAATTTAGCTGAAATCCACACTGTAAGAATATTATTTTCTTACAAACAAATTAATGCTTCTTTTATATATTCATGTCTTTATTTtgattgttttgttgtgtctAGATTGGTACAAAGCAATGGAAAAGCTGTGGGTATGATATCAGACGTGCTCTttactttttggtattttttgtCACCTATAATGAAAAGATAATGGTCTAATATTATTCAATTTGGCTAATTGTTGCTGCTAATGTTAATGCAGCTCTTTTGAACCCCTTTTAATGATTTGTGGTTTTCTGTAACCCCTCTTGGTACTGAAATATTTAGAGGAGCATTTAGCAGCCCTCAGGAAAAGTGGAGATTGAAATAAAGAGTTAATATTGGACTGAGCGATAATGTTGCTCCATGAGTGGGAAACGCATCAATGAGCGGCTCTTTGCAAACAAGTTTGCACTGTcaaaatgtgttaaaaacaaGATTTAAGTAAATATCACAAAGCAGTGTCCGCTGTACTTACCGTATGCTCTTTAATATTGTCTGACTTTTTGCATGTCTGTACATCTCAGCACAAATACTCAGAACAAACACagatttgtttagttttttatatCAAAAAAGGATATAGAGTATTTCATTTTGACATCAACAAACCTCTCAATTTACACAGCAACAGAAGCCATAGAATCACACTTTAACTTCAGAGGCACGAAAACAGGAAACTTCTGATTACTTCAGGTTGcacatttgtcatttttcaaaTCGCACATTTAGATTTCCTCCAAAATGGTAATGAACATTGTGACAGTGAAAGACTGTACAGGGGAGGGAGGAGGTACATGTGGTTAAGTAGAGCAacgaggagggggggggggggtccagcCACTGAATCAAAGATACAAAGACAACTAAATGCAGAAGGAGGAGAGACAAAGAGATAAATAACAACACACAGTCAGTGCGGACCacaccaaaacaaaaacagaaacataaagaagAGCGACCACCTGTCAGGCGGAGCTCTTTTATCATTCTCATCTGGTGAGCAGCCCTGTCACAAACTCCTGACTTTTCTTGTTGTCAAAGATGTTTGTGTTGGACTCTATTACTATATTTTATACATACACGTTTTTTTCTTTACGAGTGTTTATTTTCTACATTTGTCATCACAAGAACACGACTTttaaacaaatgcaaaaaaaaacggTAACCTAATGACTGTTCATGAAGTTTGACCAGAACTGTTACTATGGATTTATTGCTTTGTACACTGAGAAATGTTTAGTGCCATCCACGCAGCTCTGGTTCCTCTTGTTGGGAACCTCGCTGCTGATGGTCTTTACTACCTTGAAATATTGGACTTCTGGCCGAAGACCAGCGCTGCTTTTTACCTTTGGTTAATTGTGCAAAGAAATTTAAGCATCAGTAACAGTTTCTGAGACGAAGACGTAAAAGTTTGAaagaaaggttaaaaaaaaaggacatacTACAAATTTCACtttgttccatgcataaatacacatccacacacatctATACTGGGAAGTGCTGACTTGAGGTCtcaacagaaaagtgacaagaTAAATAAAACTGGCCCCCTTCAGACCTTGTCAGTGTAAATGCACAATGAAGACAAAGCATATTGGTGTGTTGTGTGTCCATTTTAGGCAGGAgactaaaatacattcatctccAGATAAAGGCAGATtgttacagtttacagtttactcCCATTCTAAAGTGGAAAGCACAAACAGGTTTGTTAGAATTGCACACATTAGAGATCACCACTTCTGCCGTGTCGTCTCTGTAACTATGAATAAAAATCTCTTCTTTTGGTGAACTTTATGCAACGTATGGCTATATGTAAACAAATGTCAAATACTTAATTGGGAATGTTCACGACTTCTTTAATGATATTTAACTTTTTGATCCAATTCTCTTTCATTTTCAAAAGCTCAGAAGACACATTTTCTCAGTCTGGCTTGAAATTGGCAGCTTACAGATGGGAAAAGCTGAAATAAAGCACTTCAGTGAACCAGTCATCAACCTTTCGGTCACAATATGATGCATGGCGGATTGTTTTGTCACTCAGATCTGTCAGTCAAATCTGTTTAAGCAGCATGACCTCATGAAGTGCTTTGTGTTGAGTGTCATTAAAACACTTTCTTTTTACAGTAAGTCATTTTTCAGTAAGTGTTGTTGACAGATCACACTCTGCCTTGAGCTTTTACACTAACCCCATTAAACATTCTACTGTAAAATGACGCAAAAAATGCGTTAAAAATGTAAACTGAAATATACATATTGTGCGTGCTATTTATGATCAGTGCTGTGAGATCACACGAAATGAAACCACAAGATCCAAATGATGCATATTAACTGAGTGTAAAGTCTTTGATGTTCCAGAGAAATGTTTCAGGTGTATTAACCACATTTCAACCACACTTCCCTTTGATTTTGTGAAAGTCTTCTGTACTCTCTTGTAaatattctttcttttcttctcattaAACAATATTAGGTTTTCGGCTCTATAGTAGAAGGACTCTCATACTGATTTTGGTTAATCCCACAGTTTTTGCATTGCACATACTCTTTTTAAGGCAATGTATGACCATAAACATTGCGGTCTATGtctaaatttaattttatacaTATTCACTCTGTATATTTCTGTTATATATGTTTCATCTAAGAACCCACTGTAGCAATTAGACTGTGGTAGCTTTACAGTATTGTAGACCCTAATAACAGGAACGCACTACACTGTGAAATGTGATGGGTAGCAACAATCAAAAACCCAACTGCAGATGTGCTCCGTTACTAAAAAggaataaatgattaaaaacatctGCTAGACATTTTTATGTAACTCTTCTCTACGTGTGTGTAACCAAATGATCATCACAAGTCAATGTGCCACTCGTCAAATCTCTACACTAGGTCACATAAATGCTCAGGACTTATCACGTACACACAGAAGCCAGtgacaagaaaacaaaaataataatattgtgCATTGAAAGGACACACTGGTGTGAGTGCATTCAAGAGAGATGAAATCTATAACAACAGAGTGTCTAGTTTCTGTTTACTGTGCTGCGCAGTGACATATTTATACGCTGAAATGGCTGGCTCGTGGGACGTTGTACTGTAACAGTAAAACTGACAGACAAGGGGTCAATTCTGAATCAGCTTCTACAGGCTTCAGTTTGGACTGGACGCCTCTGCTGATGGGATGAAAATGTTCACGTTTACACACAACTGCACTCCAAATAAATATATCTATTTCAATATGCATAATAATACATTTACAGACTGCCAATTTGATATGTGCTACACCTCTATTCATCAAATatctttaattttttaaatacgTTTTACATCTAGCTAACTTtttagatttttgtctttttaatttGTGCAAACAATACGACAATGGATTGTAGCTTCTCTTGTTTCTTGTTTGTTCTTAGGACTAAAACTGATGCACACCTGTGTGCCGGTGACTGTGTGTTTGGTCTAAGAGTATCCCTCATCCTGCCTGTATCCGTAGCCTCCTCCCTGTGCTTCTTCCTGGACATATTCCTCCGTCTTCTCCCAGTTGGCAGCCCAGCCACCGTTCACCTGCGTGGTTGCACCGTATGTTTTAGCCGGACCTCCAAAAGCACCGTAACTCTGAGTGATGTCGCCCGTCTCTTCTGCCAGCTCGTCTTCATCGATGAAGCCGCATTTTTCCTCGCTGGTCAGTTCTGGGTCGGCCCACGGCTGCTTTTCCCCCGATGCAAAGATCCCGTAGAAGATCACACCCCCGTAATGCACCATAGAGGCTATCAGGAACACATACTGCCACTCCTCTCGAGTCTGAAGAGGGAAGAGACAAACTCATCACTCATCCTCTATGTTTTTGTGTTACCACGAATGATCTGAAGAAAACACAAACTACTGGCTATGTGCTGTAGACAATGCTGTGTAAAAACTTTtttgttattaattattatttttagaaTTAAATTTGAAAACTATTATGACCTGAATATTAGACAACTATATTTACTATGTGAATCAGTAATATTTCAAGAGTCAGAGAAAAAATGAAGTTTTGTGTTTAGATattcaaaaaagaaataatatagAGTACAGTTAATGTAAGTCATTTACATTAGGGACTACGGATTATATTGACCTATAATTCACGGTCTGAATAAATAGCACTTTTTCCTATTTTTATGTTTCAATGATCTAAGTGTCCCCCATATAACATCCCAGTATGATGTAATTCACTTGTTTTATTGAAAAATCTCATTAGTCACAAACATTTTTATGATATCCGCATAGTTAACTACATAACTTATTTCACTTATCTTCACTACTGAAGCAAGTAGTATGACCTCTATATTCCCCTGATGAGTGTATGGTCTTAGTCACACGTTTGAAGTATTCGTCAACATACAATGATGTTCATTTTTATGAGATAAGGTCTCACTGTAGTAAAACAGACAATAAATCAGAGCTTTACGAGGTGTAATTGTCTAGTCACGACCACATGGACTAGCATAGTGTCTGTGGGTTATCAGTCAGATCCGTTTGGTTCTCCCAAGTTCAGATGCCAAACTCAAGGCTTAAAAATGATTATCTACAAACCAATGTCCCTGTGACCAGGCCCATGCCTTTCAAGAAGTATTTGATGAGACCTCCAGGGTGCACTTTACTGTGAGGCAAGACACTACAAGCAAGACTACTGTGctttcatttaaaacattttgtacTATTTTTAATTCCATAAGATGTAAATGTTCATGCACattattgctagtatgggatgtcatatagcttcatgtcaaaagaggcaaactatccctttaatgtgagGAATCAACTAGTGGCGTTTCATGATGATACGTTTGAGCTGATATCATCATTAATGGGATTTTAGTCTCCAGGTTTTATGGGGTGTTTTCTCAGATTTTGGGGATCTCAACTTGAACAGCACTTGAAGGCAGAAATATTCTAAATTCAACAGATCTTTACAAAggagtcttttttttctaaaaagaaaaaaaaaaaaaaagttttgtccTGCCAATTGAAAGTATTTTCacatttaaagatttatttatGGAAACATATTCAGGCCTGACTTTGGGACTTTTTGCATGCACAAGAAAACTGAGGTTGTTCGCTGTTTGGTGTTGAAGGCATTACCTTGTTCTTTGTCATAGCACCAACAATGAGAGGGCACACCATCCCAGATAGGGTACCAACACCATTAGAGATGCCCATTAGGATGCTGGCATAACGAGGAGCAATATCCAGGTGGTTGACGTTGAAGCCTGGCGGAGCAAGTGAAACATGAAATGAACAAGGTGCTGAGATATTTTCCCCTTTTGAGAAAGTAGTCCAGTAAGCCAGATTTACCAGCTAAATTTAGGGAGACTGTGTGTCAAGTAAAACAAGCAACAGAAGCAGGGCACAGCTGAagataaaagcagcgcaaattGTGACCATCTTGTTGTAGAAATAGGAATCAAGTCGTAACACATCCTTCCTCCTCCCCCACTCAGACTGCCTGAATgactaactgtcctcatgagCTGCTGCACACTGCCTTGCCTGTTGTATCCCCAGAGACAGCGAGCACTGAATTATTAAACACTCCAGGAGAAAGCTTGAAAGCACCAGGCAAGAAACTGCTTTTGCATACAGTCACAGACCTCTGCATGCTCTGAAACTGAGCTTAAGCATGATGAGATctgctgaatgaatgaatttgaaAAAAGCTGAGAATTTCAGGTGAAAGGTCAGCACTATTTGCAGTCAGATGTCTAAAGAAAAGTCTTACTCAGCTAGAACTCTTGGCTCTCAAACACTGGCAGAGCTTCCAAATGATGCCAAGAAACAGGAAGGTAACACCAACAGGTACTTCCTATTACTTCCTGAACATTTGACTTGTAAGTCTTCTCTTAGATGCCACAAATCAACCATTGTAAACGTAAAGCTGCAGGATAACAGTGATATTTTCAACTATAGTCTCTAATATCATTATTTGTATTTAAAGTTGTAATTTTCTAGATTAATTGAAAACGTGTTACTAACCTGATATAGCAAATCCACTGAAGCCCACTGCCAGCACGAGGAAGGAGATTGCCACCCCTTTGGTGTGGGAATATCCAACCACCAACAGCAATGTGGCCTCCATGCCAAATCCTAGCAGAGAGACAGCAGGTCacgcagacgcacacacacacacacacaaagcccaCGGGCCGCTGGTCATTGTGCTACCAATTGAATTGAGCGTGATACATGCTCTGCACTCAATTACATAAGTGAAAAATTTGAAATCAATGCACAGTCCCAAACAGTGAGTCAACTGATAAACTGAAGCATTGAACAAATAGattttttacaaaaacatgAACGTCATCTTTCAGACCCATCTATTGgtgaagagcagccagaaaaaATCGGACACTGTGAAAGTAACACCCTGTAGCTGTGCAGAGAGAGGTGTGGAAATTTTAACTCATCCTCAGTTCAGACTTCTCACCTCCACAGTTCATGATTTTCCTGACAGTGGTGGTTGTCAGAATGTTTTTGCTGCGCAGGTGGTCGGCCAGCTGGCCGCCGATGGGCACAATGATGGTCATCACCAAGTGGGGGAGGGCAGACAGTATGCCGACCTGCAACCACATATAGAAAATCAACCGAATGAAATGCCACCTGAGTATATTGTTGCCAAggtgttgttttttcttctatGTGATGGGGTTCTTTGAAATATGTGATTGTAAGTTGAGAGCTCATGTCATGGGTTTAATTTTTGTTCCTTTGTGGGAATGTTTCAGGTAACTATGCAGTTTACAATGCAGTTTATTTTTGTCGAAATACCTAAAAACGAGTCTTACGCATGAGACACAAGAATTGATTTGACGTTTTTTATGCAATTAGTCAGTTCTTTGGGAAGGGCCACCAGTTGCACCAACACTGTTTTTCACAGTGTATCAGTCCAACAGGGAAAGTGTCACATGCTTAGCTTTAACAGATCTGTTTTTAAAGCACCAGAGTCGTGACTAATGCTGCTAGTTCACCTTGCTTATCTCAAAGCCAAACACTTCTTCAAAATATGCAGGCTGGCTGATGAGCAGCAGGTAAaatgtccagctcctgcagaaGTTCGCCACAATGATTGCATAGACGGGCATAGATGTGAAGAACTTCCTCCAGGGGGTCTTGTATTTCTGGAATGGATagaaatatttatttgtatgCAGAGATAAACAGTACATTGCATGTTTGATTTCATCTCTCTGATGTAAGAGACAAGATGGCGGCATTGTGTTGGTgcttgtaaagctgttttcatgAGAAAGGGCAGACCAAAAATAATACTAGGTGGACTCCTGCTTTGTCTTATTATCTGGAAGTTGCCTTCTCACCTCTGAAGGACCTGATAGATTGGCACTTTCTCCAATGCTTTCTTCAATGTAGCAGCGTTCCTCATCTGTGATGGTCGGATGTTCAGCAGGGCTCTCATAAGACACAAGAACCCAGAACATATACCAGAAGATGCCAAAGCACCCTGCATATTACAGaaagaaaacatgtcaaatcTTTTCAATTACAGACAAAATATTGCAGCAAATGTGACCTCAGAAGTAAGCACACAGTGAAAGTGTCAGACAAATGCCTGAGAGAACAAAACCCAGACAGTAAAGCTAACTTAGTCTAGAGGGAAAAATGGGTGGGATGGGTATTTATTGACATACCAAAACAACGGGGGAGGAAATCAATACACAGTCTGCCTGGATAAATCCATTTGACTTTCACTGGACTCTCTAGGTGTCAAACTCTTAAGGTTTAACAAGCTTTGAAACACCTACCTATATTCTTCATACATAATTTCCCCTTACCCTATGTTACATACACACCACGTGGAGTCTCTCATAACTCAGACTTACCATACACGTAGAACACTGAGGACCATCCTGAATACTGAACCAGGATCCCAGCCAGAGGCATTGCTATCACAGCACCAGCGTAAGAACCTGACAGACAGCATGACAACAGAGTCAACACGTGGGAGATTAGACATGCAACATGCAATATCTCTGTAGCCATTTTCTAAAAGCTGGTTGGAGACGCTGTAAGATAAGCATTTACCACAGAACGAGAGGGTGGCCAGACGACTCCTCTCCAGTGGCGGAGCCCATTTACTCCAGATGCCGTGACAGGCAGGATAGGTCACCCCCTGCATACACGAAAAAGAAGAAAGCCTGTATCAGAAAAACTCTTTGTTTTGGAAGTGTATATATTTAATATAGAGGCCTAAGCGTATCCAAAGGCCATATCCATGCATCGGTTTGCACTCATTTTTGCACTGTTTGGACACTGCTATTGCAGTATGTGAGACGTTCGAATAGGCTATGATCATGCTCCACCTTTACATTGTATTTCAGTGCCTTTTGAGTTCAGGATTCACTCACAACCCATCTGGAATGTTCT
This Odontesthes bonariensis isolate fOdoBon6 chromosome 1, fOdoBon6.hap1, whole genome shotgun sequence DNA region includes the following protein-coding sequences:
- the slc17a6b gene encoding vesicular glutamate transporter 2.1; the protein is MESMKTKATTGVKEFAGKTLGHMYRVIERRQKTGDVIELTEDGRPREAAEKKPPLCDCKCFGLPRRYIIAIMSGLGFCISFGIRCNLGVAIVGMVNNSTIHQNGKIIIKEKAKFNWDPETVGLIHGSFFWGYIVTQIPGGYICSRLAANRVFGAAIVLTSTLNMFIPSAARFHYGCVIFVRILQGLVEGVTYPACHGIWSKWAPPLERSRLATLSFCGSYAGAVIAMPLAGILVQYSGWSSVFYVYGCFGIFWYMFWVLVSYESPAEHPTITDEERCYIEESIGESANLSGPSEKYKTPWRKFFTSMPVYAIIVANFCRSWTFYLLLISQPAYFEEVFGFEISKVGILSALPHLVMTIIVPIGGQLADHLRSKNILTTTTVRKIMNCGGFGMEATLLLVVGYSHTKGVAISFLVLAVGFSGFAISGFNVNHLDIAPRYASILMGISNGVGTLSGMVCPLIVGAMTKNKTREEWQYVFLIASMVHYGGVIFYGIFASGEKQPWADPELTSEEKCGFIDEDELAEETGDITQSYGAFGGPAKTYGATTQVNGGWAANWEKTEEYVQEEAQGGGYGYRQDEGYS